The sequence ATATAATGAATTCAACAGCATCTGTAATGCCTATAGTTGATAAAGTAGAGGTAAGAGAATATGGTGATTCTACTACATTCTATCCAATGCCATATTTAAATTATGAAAATTTCTTTTTCTATAAATCAGCATATGATATGGAACAAAAAAATATACTTAAATTGATTTCTGTAATACAAAGACATGTTGATCAAGGAATTTCAACTATACTTTATACTAAGAGTACGGATACTACAAGAGATTTATCTAAATTATATATACTAGCACATAAATTAGGATTAAAATCTTTATACTATACAAGAACAAGAAAATCTACTATTGAAGAATGCTTAAGTTGTTCAGTTTAAAAAGAAAGGGATAATGATGAAAAATAAAATATATAAGGCAGTGAATTGGAATACACTAGATAATGATTATGTTGAAGTTTTTTGGGAACAAAATTTAAAACAATTTTGGATAGATACAGAATATATACCTTCAAAAGATATAGATTCTTGGCACTCACTTTCTCCTCAAATGAGGGAAGCGTATAAAAAGGTTTTAGGGGGATTAACTTTATTAGATACTTTACAATCTCATACTGGTATGCCTAAAATTATTGACCATATTGAGTCATTACAATGTAGGTCAGTACTTTCATATATGTGTATGATGGAGACTATACATGCAAAATCTTACTCGACTATATTTACTACGGTTGCATCTACAGAGGAAATAAATGATGTTTTTAAATGGGTTCAAAATAATAATCATTTACAATTTAAAGCTTCAAAAATAGATAAGTACTATCAATGTTTAAATAATCCTAATGCTTCATTAAGAGAAGTTTATATGGCTTTAGTTGCATCAGTATTTTTAGAATCATATTTATTTTATAGTGGATTTTTCTTACCACTATGGTTATCTGGTCAAGGACAAATGGTAGCAAGTTCAGATATAATTAAAAAGATAATTGCAGATGAATCTATTCATGGTGTTTTTGTTGGTAAATTAGCTCAAGAAATTTATGAAGAAATGGCATTTGTTGAAAAAGAAAGTGTCAAAAAAGAAATAATGGATTTATTTTATGAATTATATGAAAATGAGTTAAAATTTACTGATGAAATATATGCAGATGTTGAATTAACAGCTGAAGTTAAAGAATATATTAGATATAATGGTAATAGAGCATTAATGAATTTAGGTTTTGAAGAAGAATTTGAAATAAAAGAAGTTAATGCAATAGTATTGAATGGATTAAATGTTGAAACTACTCAACACGATTTCTTTTCTAAAAAATCTACAAATTATGAGAAAACACTTGAAGTTGTTCATTTAAGTGATGATGACTGGGATGATGACTTTGATACAGATTTAGATATTTAAGAGGTTAAAATGACAAAGAAATATACATTAATGCAAGTTATATATTGGGCAATGTTTTGCTCAATATATGCTTTTGCAAATAGTTTTTTAAGTTCAAGAGGATTTAGTTCAACTAGAATAGGTTTCATAATTGCACTATCCTCTTTTTTATCAGTATTGGTACAACCATTTACTGCAAAATTAATAGATACTTTTCCAAAAATTACAGTAAGAAAATCATTGTTAACATCTATGTATATAGTTGTTTTAAATTCTTTTTTAATAAGTATAATACACAATAATTTAATAGTAACTATCTTTTTTGTAATTTTAATTACTGGATTACTAAATGCTCAAACATACATGTATACATTTATTTTTCAGTACATTAATAATGGAGAAAATGTAAATTTTGGTATAGCAAGAGGAATGGGATCTGCAGCTTTTGCAATTGCTTCTTTATTTTATGGTAATATTGGTTCTAAGATAGGATTTGAATTTATTCCTTTATGGGCAATGTCTTTATCAATATTAGTAATATTAGTTATTTTAAGTTTTAAAGAAGTATCTAATAATAGTAAATCAAATGAAGTAAATGTAAAAGATAATTTTTTAATGTTTTTTACTAAATACAGAAAATTTTGTTTAGTATTATTAGGTATGGTATTTATATTTTTTACACATAATATTTTAAATACATTTATGAAAAATATTTTAGAAAGTTTAGGAAAGGGTTCAAAAGAAGTAGGAATAGGGTTTATGATAGCTGCTATAGTTGAACTTCCAGCAATGTTTTATATAATTAAACTAAATGAAAAATTTGGTTACTCAAAATTATTGAAAGTATCAGCAATAGCCTTTTTAGTAAAAATATTTATTACATTCTTTGCTGTTCTAACTCATAATATATATTTATTCTATTTGGCTCAAATTACACAATTTGCAGGTTATGCAATTTATGTGCCAGTAGCAGTTTATTATACCAATGATGTTATGGAAGAAAAAGATAGGGTAAAAGGTCAAGCTTATATGGCTGTATCTGGAACTATTGGTTCAATATTGGGTAATTTATTAGGTGGAAGAATAATAGAAGCCTATTCAATAAATATTCTTTTATTAATATCTTTGATAGTTTGTTTTTTAGGAACTATAGTATTATTTTTAAATTTAGAAAGAAGATGATTTAGTTGAAAATTTATTATAAAGATAAAGAAATTACTATGTTAGATGAGAAGACTCAAAAAGAACTTGAAAACATGATAAAAAAAAATTATGATAACTTATATAACTCTAACTGTATTTTTTGTAATGAAATAAATGAAAAAGATGTATTTTATGAAACTGAAAACTTTCTTTGTGTTTGGAATAAATTCCCTATACAAGATGGCCATATTTTGGTTATTTCTAAAAAACACTATATGAATATTTTAGATTTAGAAGATGAAATATTATTTGAAATGATTAAATTACAGAAAAAATTAATACAAATTTTAGAAGAAGATAAAGAAGTTCTGGGTGTAACAACTTCATATAATAATGGGAAAATTATGCATCTTGAAACACATTTTCATTTTCATTTAGTTCCAAGATACTTTAATGATGGTTTTTGGGATGAAATAAAAGTAAATAATGTTAAATTTAACAAAGAACTATTTTTAGAAAGATTATCAAAAAATTAATAAAAAATGACATTTAGTAATTTAAATTTGCTAAATGTCTATTTTATATAAAAAAAGCTAGTTATTACTAGCATTTATTTTTTTGAAAATATATAATGGTGAGCCAGCAGGGGGTCGAACCCTGGACACACGGATTAAGAGTCCGTTGCTCTGCCAACTGAGCTACTGGCTCATCTACAATAAGAGTATACAATACTTTTTATTAAAAATCAATAGAAAAAAAATAGAAAGTATGCTAAAATATTAAAATAATATATAAGCATACACTATGTGTATGTTTTATTTTTAAGGAGTAAAAATGAATAATAGATTTATAAAATACAGTTTAATTTCTTTAGGTTTTGCAGTATTTTCTAATCTTATTTATCCAAAATATTATTTTTTAACTTGGAATTTATTTTTAGCTTATGTACCTTTTTTTATTAGTAATATTGGGAAAAAAAATGTTATAGTTGATTCTATATTAGCTTTTGTAGCATTAATATTTTATCCTAATGCTGTATATTTATTTACAGATTTAATACATATAAGTAATCTTAAATTTTATAAAAAAAGTATAGAAGTTGTTTATTTAATGAAATATATAAATTGGATAAAAGTTTCTTTAATATTCATTGCAGTAATAATTGCGATGAAACTTAGTTATTTAGCAATCAATAATTATGTTAAAAAATATAAAATGAAGAATTTTACTAAATATTCTTTTTATACTTTTGTATCTTTTTTAACAGGCCTTGCAGTATTTGTAGGTAGATTTATTAGATTGAATTCCTGGGATTTATTTATATATCCTAGTAAAACTTTTAATATATTAATTGAACAGTTAAATGTTCAAAATTTAAAATATATATTGTTGTATGCGTTTATACAATTATTTGTAATAATTTTAGAGGAGGAATAAGATGAAAGTATATTTAGCAGGATCATTATTTAATGAAGGTGAAGTAGCACAAAGATTAAAAGAAGGGAAGTTATTAAGAGAGAATTTTCCAAACATAGATTTATTTAATCCAATTGAACAACCATTTAATGAAAATAAACAAAGTTTACCAACACCAATAGATATTTATGATGGGGATGCAAATGCAGTAATTAATTCGGATATAGTTATTTTAGATATGACTAATGAAGATCCAGGTGTTATGGTTGAATTAGGATTAGCAATTGCTCATAACAAGAAAATAATTGCAATAAATTCAGATATTAGACTAAAATCAGCAAATAAATACGATATTCCAAGCTACGCAATGAATCACTTCGTATTAGGTGGGATACTTAAATACGGTGTATTAGTATATTCATTTCAAGAAGCAATAGAAGAGCTAAAAAAATATGAAAAATAATGTAATTAGTAGAAAAAGAGTTGCTTTTTTTCTTACAATAGTTGGAGGTTTTTTAGAAATTTATTCTTATTTGTTGTTAGGTAATGTTTTTGCAACAACAATTACAGGAAATTTGATTTTAATGGCTTTTAATTTAAAAAGATTACAAATAATAAATGTTGTAAAATATGTACTTCCGATAATATTTTTTTGCTTTGGTGTTTTTGTTTCAGAAAAGATAAAATCAAAAATGACATATAGTTTTGCAAAAGTTGTATTAGTGGTTGAAATAGTTATATTATCATTAATACCATTTATTAATGTAGAATTGATTTCTGTATCATTAATAGCATTTATTTCTGCAATTCAAATACAAACTTTTAGAAAAGTTTCAGAAAATTTATATATGTCAACAATGTGTACAGGTAATACAAGATCTTTAATAGAATCATTAGTAAATGGTAAAAGTAAGGATGCAAAAAATTATTTTGTTGTAATATTTGGGTTTTTATTAGGAGTATTATTGGGTGATATTAGTATAATTTTTACAGGAAAATTTTCAATATACATATGCGTATTGATATTAAGTTCAATATTAGTATATTTGATAAAGAAAGAAGGAAAAGATGAAGTTATCAGATAGAGTTTTAGGTATGCAATATTCACCTATAAGAAAATTAGTTCCTTTTGCAGATAAAGCAAAAAAAGAAGGTGTAAGAATATTTGAATTTCATATAGGTCAGCCAGATGTTAAAACTCCTGATTCATTTTTTAACGGAGTAATTAAATATCAAGAAAAAATAATTAAATATACAAATTCACAAGGTTTAGAAGAATTACTTGATGCATTTGTTGAATACTATTCAAGATATAATCTTAAAATTGATAAAAGTGAAATGTTAATAACAAATGGAGGGAGTGAAGCATTACAATTTGCTATCAATACAATTTGTAATAAAGGTGATGAAGTTTTAATACCCGAGCCATATTATTCAAATTATGATTCTTTTTTAAGAATTGCAGATGCTAAACTTGTTCCAATAGTTACTAAAATAGAAGAAGGCTATAGATTACCATCTTATGATGAAATGAAAAAATTAATAACACCAAAAACTAAGGCTATTCTTTTTTCAAATCCTTCAAATCCTACAGGAGTAGTATTGAATGAAAGAGAAATAGAAGATATAAAAAGATTAGCATTAGAATTTAACTTATTTATCATTTCTGATGAAGTTTATAGACAATTTATATATGATACAAATACTAAATTTAGATCTTTCTTAAGTTTTAGTGAAGTAGAAGACAGGGTTATAATGATAGATAGTATATCAAAACATTATAGCGCATGTGGAGCTAGAATTGGTGTTTTTGCATCTAGAAATATAGAAATTGTATCTCAAGCTCTTAAGTTTTGTCAAGCTAGATTATCCGTTTCTACAATAGAACAATATGCTAGTGCTAATTTAGTTAGAGGTATAGACGTATATATAGAAGATGTTAAAACTGAATATAGAAAAAGAAGAAATTTAATGTATGAAAAACTAGTGTCTATAGATGGTGTTAAAGCTAATAAACCTGATGCTGCTTTTTATATATTTGCATCATTACCAGTTGAAGATGCAGAAGAGTTTACTAAGTGGTTATTACTTGATTTCAGACATGAAGGTAAGACACTAATGTTTGCTTCTGGTAGTGGATTTTATGCAAATGAGCATAGAGAATTAGGTAAAAATGAAGTAAGATTCTCATATTGTGGTAATACATTAAGGGAAATTGAAGAAGGAATAAATTTATTATCTATAGCATTAAAGGAATACAATGAAAAATAATAAAAATGGATATTTATTGGAGATATCATATAAGGGAAAAAAATTTGATTGTTTCGATGAAATGAAAGAAAAGAAAACAGTAAAAGGGGTATTAAAAAATTACCTGTTGTCAAAAGGAATAAAGATTTATAAAGGATTACAACAAGCTGGTAGAACAGATGCAAGAGTTTCAGCACATTCAAATTATATTTATTTTATGGCCCAAGAATTTAATACTGAATTAATAGATTTAGAAATTGATATAGAAGGTCTTAAAATAAAAAAAATAATAAAAACTAAGTCTAATCTTGTGCTTCCAGATCTTGTAGAAAGAAGAATATATATTTATTATTATCCAAAGAAATTTTTACAAACTGACAAAGAAACTATAATAAGTAGATGTGAAGAGCTTAGTGGAAAT comes from Streptobacillus felis and encodes:
- the nrdF gene encoding class 1b ribonucleoside-diphosphate reductase subunit beta; this encodes MKNKIYKAVNWNTLDNDYVEVFWEQNLKQFWIDTEYIPSKDIDSWHSLSPQMREAYKKVLGGLTLLDTLQSHTGMPKIIDHIESLQCRSVLSYMCMMETIHAKSYSTIFTTVASTEEINDVFKWVQNNNHLQFKASKIDKYYQCLNNPNASLREVYMALVASVFLESYLFYSGFFLPLWLSGQGQMVASSDIIKKIIADESIHGVFVGKLAQEIYEEMAFVEKESVKKEIMDLFYELYENELKFTDEIYADVELTAEVKEYIRYNGNRALMNLGFEEEFEIKEVNAIVLNGLNVETTQHDFFSKKSTNYEKTLEVVHLSDDDWDDDFDTDLDI
- a CDS encoding MFS transporter, coding for MTKKYTLMQVIYWAMFCSIYAFANSFLSSRGFSSTRIGFIIALSSFLSVLVQPFTAKLIDTFPKITVRKSLLTSMYIVVLNSFLISIIHNNLIVTIFFVILITGLLNAQTYMYTFIFQYINNGENVNFGIARGMGSAAFAIASLFYGNIGSKIGFEFIPLWAMSLSILVILVILSFKEVSNNSKSNEVNVKDNFLMFFTKYRKFCLVLLGMVFIFFTHNILNTFMKNILESLGKGSKEVGIGFMIAAIVELPAMFYIIKLNEKFGYSKLLKVSAIAFLVKIFITFFAVLTHNIYLFYLAQITQFAGYAIYVPVAVYYTNDVMEEKDRVKGQAYMAVSGTIGSILGNLLGGRIIEAYSINILLLISLIVCFLGTIVLFLNLERR
- a CDS encoding HIT family protein codes for the protein MKIYYKDKEITMLDEKTQKELENMIKKNYDNLYNSNCIFCNEINEKDVFYETENFLCVWNKFPIQDGHILVISKKHYMNILDLEDEILFEMIKLQKKLIQILEEDKEVLGVTTSYNNGKIMHLETHFHFHLVPRYFNDGFWDEIKVNNVKFNKELFLERLSKN
- a CDS encoding DUF1361 domain-containing protein, yielding MNNRFIKYSLISLGFAVFSNLIYPKYYFLTWNLFLAYVPFFISNIGKKNVIVDSILAFVALIFYPNAVYLFTDLIHISNLKFYKKSIEVVYLMKYINWIKVSLIFIAVIIAMKLSYLAINNYVKKYKMKNFTKYSFYTFVSFLTGLAVFVGRFIRLNSWDLFIYPSKTFNILIEQLNVQNLKYILLYAFIQLFVIILEEE
- a CDS encoding nucleoside 2-deoxyribosyltransferase; the encoded protein is MKVYLAGSLFNEGEVAQRLKEGKLLRENFPNIDLFNPIEQPFNENKQSLPTPIDIYDGDANAVINSDIVILDMTNEDPGVMVELGLAIAHNKKIIAINSDIRLKSANKYDIPSYAMNHFVLGGILKYGVLVYSFQEAIEELKKYEK
- a CDS encoding YoaK family protein → MKNNVISRKRVAFFLTIVGGFLEIYSYLLLGNVFATTITGNLILMAFNLKRLQIINVVKYVLPIIFFCFGVFVSEKIKSKMTYSFAKVVLVVEIVILSLIPFINVELISVSLIAFISAIQIQTFRKVSENLYMSTMCTGNTRSLIESLVNGKSKDAKNYFVVIFGFLLGVLLGDISIIFTGKFSIYICVLILSSILVYLIKKEGKDEVIR
- a CDS encoding pyridoxal phosphate-dependent aminotransferase, whose translation is MKLSDRVLGMQYSPIRKLVPFADKAKKEGVRIFEFHIGQPDVKTPDSFFNGVIKYQEKIIKYTNSQGLEELLDAFVEYYSRYNLKIDKSEMLITNGGSEALQFAINTICNKGDEVLIPEPYYSNYDSFLRIADAKLVPIVTKIEEGYRLPSYDEMKKLITPKTKAILFSNPSNPTGVVLNEREIEDIKRLALEFNLFIISDEVYRQFIYDTNTKFRSFLSFSEVEDRVIMIDSISKHYSACGARIGVFASRNIEIVSQALKFCQARLSVSTIEQYASANLVRGIDVYIEDVKTEYRKRRNLMYEKLVSIDGVKANKPDAAFYIFASLPVEDAEEFTKWLLLDFRHEGKTLMFASGSGFYANEHRELGKNEVRFSYCGNTLREIEEGINLLSIALKEYNEK